The following coding sequences are from one Macaca nemestrina isolate mMacNem1 chromosome 1, mMacNem.hap1, whole genome shotgun sequence window:
- the LOC105497899 gene encoding late cornified envelope protein 1C-like: MSCQQSQQQCQPPPKCTPKCPPKCPAPKCPPKCPPKCPPVSSCCSVSSGGCCGPSSGGCCGSSSGGCCSSGGGGCCLSHHRRRRSHCHRPQSSDCCSQPSAGSSCCGGGSGQHSGGCC; the protein is encoded by the coding sequence ATGTCCTGCCAGCAGAGCCAGCAGCAGTGCCAGCCCCCTCCCAAGTGCACCCCCAAGTGCCCTCCCAAGTGCCCCGCCCCTAAATGCCCCCCAAAGTGCCCCCCTAAGTGCCCTCCAGTCTCTTCCTGCTGCAGTGTCAGCTCCGGAGGCTGCTGTGGCCCCAGCTCTGGGGGctgctgtggctccagctctgggGGCTGCTGCAGCTCTGGGGGTGGTGGCTGCTGTCTGAGCCACCACAGGCGCCGCAGGTCCCACTGCCACAGACCCCAGAGCTCTGACTGCTGCAGCCAGCCCTCAGCGGGCTCCAGCTGCTGCGGAGGGGGCAGTGGCCAGCACTCTGGAGGCTGCTGCTGA